Within Amycolatopsis sp. FDAARGOS 1241, the genomic segment GCCTCGGGCCCCTGGGCGACGGGGAGCAGGAGGTCGGAGTCGGTGCGGAGGTCGCCGGGCTCGGGCGTGCAGGTGACGACCTCGTACAGCGGCTCGCCCTCGGCCGAACGCGCCTGGCCGAACAGCCGGTGGACGATGCCGAGCTCCATCACGAGCATGCCGTTGCGCACCAGCACCGCGACGTGGTGCCGATCGGGATGACGGAAAACGGACATGGCCCGATTCTTGCACAGGTTGACCATCGGGCCACTGGTTCGCCGGTCGGGACGGAGCGAACCTGGCGTCATGAACGTCCTCTGGCTCTTCGCCCATCCTGACCCGCACTCCCTCGGCGGCGCCCTGCGCGACGAGGGCCTGGCCACGTTGCGCGCCCTCGGTCACGACGTGTGCGAATCCGACCTCTACGCGATGGGCTGGAACCCCGTCGTCGACGAGATCGCGACCACGCCGCCGGACGTGGAAGCCGAACAGGCCAAGCTGACCTGGGCCGACGCGGTGGTCGTGCAGTTCCCCTTCTGGTGGTACGGCACGCCGGCGATCTTGAAGGGCTGGTTCGACCGCGTGTTCGTGAAGGGCTACGCCTACGACGTGCGCGGCTGCGACGGCCGCACCCTCCGCTACGGCGAAGGCGCGCTCGCGGGCAAACGCGCGCTGGTCGTCGTCACCACCGGCTCGACCGCCCCGGCGCTGGGTCCGCGGGGCGTGAACGGCCCGCTGACCGACCTGCTCTTCGGCCTCCAGCACGGCACGCTCTTCTACACCGGGATGTCCGTGCTGCCGCCCTTCGCCGTATACGACGCGGACCGCATGACCGCGTGCGCCTACGCGTGTGCGGTTTCGGGTTTGCGGGAGCGCCTGCGCGCACTGGGGACGACGACGCCGCTCCCGTTCCGCACCCAGAACGGCGGCGACTACGGGCGGGACCTGGTGTTGCGCCCGGACCTCGCGCCCGGCCGCGAAGGACTCGGTGTCCACCTCGGCTGAGGCCGCTTGATCACCTCGAACGCACCGGCCACCCGCTGTTCGCCGTGGCCACGCTTCGCCGCCACGAGGTGCACCGGCCCGGCAGCGTCGAGACCCACAGTGGACACTTCGGCGCAGTGATCGCCGCTCGCTCGCGACCACCTCCGCCGGCGCCGGGATCGAGGAGCGTTGCGGCGCCGGGGTTTCGAGCAGCTCACGGTGTTCGGCGAACGCGGCTCCCGACCCGCCGCAGCCGCGCCGACGATCGGCACCCATCGCGTTCCGCCGGGGCGTGCTGCCCGGGCACTGACTCAGCCCAGCGCCCGGTTGTACGGCGCGAACCGCCGCTCGGCGAGACCGGGTAAGGCCTTCCCACCGTGCACGAGCCGCGGTGCGGGGCCCACCGGGAGCAGCCCCGACGCGCGGCACCAGTCGGACAGGCCCGCGTGCGCGAAGTCGACGTCCACGCGGATCGGGCCGCCCGTCGCGCGGGCGATGCCGCGGACCAGTGCCTTCGCTTCGTCCTCGGAAGGCGCCACGACGGGGCCGATGACGGTCACGCCGTCGAGCACGGTGCCGAGCGCGAAGCCGTCGTCGGTGACGTGGACGTGTTCGGCTTCGAACAGCAGGCGGTCGAGGAGCGCGCGGCGGGGGAAACCCTGGGCGAGGGCGTCCAGCTCGTAGACGCGAGCGACATCGGCGGGGGTGATCGGGCGCGCGGCCGGGCCGCCGTCGTCGGCCAGCGTGCCGAGGTGGCCTTCGCAGCCGCCGTCGACGACGAAGCCCAGCGATTCGTAGAGCCGTTGGCCCAACGAGCTCGCGTGCAGGAACACGGTCGTGTCGCCCGCGGCCCCGACGGCGTGGGAAGTCACGCGGCCACCGAGCCCCTGCCGCCCGTAGCGCGAAGCGACCACGACCATGGAGATCGACGCGACCGGACCCGTCTCGACGAGGATCGAGGTCGCCGCGAGGCCGTCGCCGTCGGGCGCGTCGATGCCGAAGCCGCGGCCGACGTCGAGGAGGATGGACCACTTGCGGTGCTCCCGCGGCCAGTCGCGGTCGGCTCCGAGGTCGAGGCAGGCGGTCAGGTCGGCGGGCCCGAGCGGGCGGACGGGAGCGTCGGCGAGAAGCACACCGCCACCCTATGCCCGGGGAGGCGTACGCCACACGCGAAGCGACCTGGCGGTAGCTAAGCTCCGCTCCATGAGCAGTGCGACGCAGCCGCTCGGGACTCCGCCCGAGAAAGAACCGGACATCCACACCACGGCCGGCAAGCTCGCGGACCTCTACCGCCGCTACGACGAGGCCGTGCACGCCGGGTCGGCGCGCGCGATCGAGAAGCAGCACGCCAAGGGCAAGAAGACGGCCCGCGAGCGCATCGACCTCCTGCTCGACGAGGGCTCCTTCGTCGAGCTCGACGAGCTGGCGCGGCACCGCTCCACGAACTTCGGGCTGGAGAAGAACCGCCCGTACGGCGACGGCGTGGTCACGGGCTACGGCACCGTCGACGGCCGGCCCGTGTGCGTGTTCTCCCAGGACGTGACGGTGTTCGGCGGTGCGCTCGGCGAGGTCTACGGCGAGAAGATCGTGAAGGTCATGGACCTCGCGCTCAAGACCGGCTGCCCGATCATCGGCATGAACGAGGGCGGCGGCGCACGCATCCAGGAAGGCGTGGTCTCCCTCGGTCTCTACGCCGAGATCTTCCGCCGCAACACCCACGCCTCGGGCGTGATCCCGCAGATCTCGCTGATCATGGGCGCCAACGCGGGCGGGCACGTCTACTCCCCCGCGCTCACCGACTTCGTGGTGATGGTCGACGAGACGTCGCAGATGTTCATCACCGGCCCGGACGTCGTGAAGACCGTGACCGGCGAGGACGTGACGTTCGAGGAACTCGGCGGAGCGCGCACACACAACACTAAGTCGGGCGTCGCGCACTACCTCGGCTCCGACGACGAGGACGCGATCGCCTACGTCAAGGAACTGCTGTCCTACCTGCCGCAGAACAACCTGTCCGAGCCGCCGGTGTTCGAAGCCGGTGAGCCCGCCGGGTTCTTCGAGAACGTCACCGACACCGACCGCGAGCTCGACACGATCATCCCCGACTCGCCGAACACGCCCTACGACATGCACGAGGTCATCACCCGCGTGCTCGACGACGGCGAGTTCCTCGAGGTCCACGAGCTCTTCGCACCGAACATCCTCGTGGGCTTCGGCCGCGTCGACGGCCAGAGCGTGGGCATCGTCGCCAACCAGCCGACGCAGTTCGCCGGCTGCCTCGACATCTCGGCGTCGGAGAAGGCCGCGCGGTTCGTGCGGACGTGCGACGCCTTCAACATCCCGGTGCTCACCTTCGTCGACGTGCCCGGCTTCCTGCCCGGCACCGACCAGGAGTGGAACGGCATCATCCGCCGCGGCGCGAAGCTGATTTACGCGTACGCGGAGGCGACGGTCCCGCTCGTCACCGTCATCACGCGCAAGGCCTACGGCGGCGCGTACGACGTGATGGGGTCCAAGCACCTCGGCGCCGACGTCAACCTCGCCTGGCCGACCGCCGAGGTCGCGGTGATGGGCGCACAGGGCGCGGCGAACATCGTGCACCGCAAGACGCTCGCCACGGCCGCCGCCGAAGGTCGCGACGTCGACGCCCTCCGGGCCGAGCTGATCCAGGAGTACGAGGACACGCTGCTGAACCCGTACGCCGCCGCCGAACGCGGCTACGTCGACTCGGTGATCGTGCCCGCCCACACGCGCGGACACGTCAGCAAGGCGCTGTCCCTGCTGAAGAACAAGCGCGAATCGCTGCCGCCCAAGAAGCACGGCAACATCCCCCTGTGAGGTCTCCCGTGAGCGATCGCCCCCTGCTCCGCGTCGTCCGCGGCAACCCGGACGACGTCGAATTGGCCGCGCTGACCGCCGTCGTCGCGGCCGCCGCGGCGGCTTCGGCTGCCACAGCGCCGGCTCCTGCTCGCCGCGCCTCGTGGTGGAGCGACCGGGCCACCGCGCTGCGCGCCCCCCTGCACCCGGGCGACGGCGCGTGGCGGGCTTCGGCGTTGCCGCGCTGACGTTTTCCGACCGCGGGCCGGCCTTCGTGGTCCGGCCCGTTTTCGTTGCGCCTGCGCCCAGCGCCCACCCAAGCCGTTCCGACCGCGACCAGCCGCAGACGGGCGGAGGGCAGGCAGCGTTGGGGGCTCAGTACTACGGCGCAGGCAGTGAGAACGGCGACCGCATCGACGACCCCTCCGAAGCCGCGCCGTTCATGCTGATCAGCGACCTCTACGACTCGGACAACACCTTCGTAGTCGTCCAACTTGACGAGGATGATCCCGGGTGGTTTGCCTCAGTGGCTGTCCCGGACGAAGGCGGCTACGAGATCGTCCAACGCGACACCACCAGCAACGAGCATCACGTCACCACGTCGACCAGCACCAACGACATCGCCCGCGACCTCACCATCTGGATGGCCGCCCGCCACTTCCCCGAACGGCCGAGCAACCAGACCACCGGCTTCTCGGACACGCGCCCTACCTGATGGCCAAATACACCTGGCCGAGGAACCGGTCGACGAGGTCGTCGGTGAAGCGGCGCGTGACCGGCGCGCCGGTGACCAGCACGCGGTAGTGGATCGGCCCTATCAGCTGCTCGACGGCGCGGTCGAGGTCGGTTCCGGCGGGCAGGTCGCCGCGCGCGACGGCGCGTTCGAAGGGCAGCCGGTCGCGCGCGTGCTGCCCGCGCACGTGCTCGGCGCGCAGCCGCGCGGCCAGCGCGGGGTCGTGCTGGGCCTGGCCGAGCAGGGCGCGGAAGACAGCCCCCGCGTCGGCCGTGGTCAGGAAGGTGGCGACGGCGGCGAGGTGGTCACGCAGATCCCGGCGCAGGTCGCCGTGGTCGGGCGGGACCAGCTCTTCGGCGAGGTCGTCACCGAGCGCGTCCAACAAGATGTCCACTTTGGACGGCCACCAGCGGTAGATGGTCTGCTTCGAAACGCCGGCGGTGGCGGCGATCCGCTCCACCGTCAGCCCGGCGAACCCGTGTTCCACCAGCAGGTCGTCGGCGGCCTCGAGCACGGCGCGGCGCGCGTCTTCGCTCCGGCCGTACCGGTTCCCGTGGTGCCGGCGCGTGTCCGGCGCAGTGACCTCTCCCACGTCGGGAAGCCTAATCGGCTTGTAGACAAGACGCAACGTTGCGTCTAGCGTGACTTCTCGTTCAACGGAATGGGGGGTCTCGAACTCATGTGTTCCGCGTGTGGGGTGCCGACGCACGTGCCGGAGGAGCCTGCGGCGGTCGCCGCGGCGCCGCGCAAGTTCGCCGCGCTGTACAACAAGGATTGCCGCCCGTACCTGTTCGGCGCGGGGCTGGCGATGATGGCCGACAACATCGAGCACGTGATCACGTACTGGGTGCTCTGGGAGAAGTTCCACTCGCCCGCGCTCACCGGTTTCGAAGTGATCAGCCACTGGGTGCCGTTCCTGCTGTTCTCGGTGTACTTCGGCGGGCTCGCCGACCGGCACGACTGCCGGCGGATCATCCAGGCCGCGCAGGCGTTGTTCATGATCGTGTCGGCATTGTGGGGCGTGCTGATCCTCACCGATTCCCTGCAGGTGTGGAGCGCGTGCGTGCTGCTCGTGTTGCACGGCTGCGCCGGCGCGATCTGGGGGCCGGGCGAACAGCTGATGCTGCACGACTTCGTGGGCCCCGCCGAGCTCCCGAGCGCCGTGCGGCTCAACGCGACCTTCCGCAGCCTGGGCATCCTCTTCGGCCCGGTCGTCGGCTCGGCGCTACTGCTCGGACTGGGGCCGGTGGCGGGGATCTTCGTGAACGTCGCGTTCTACCTGCCACTCACGATCTTCTTGTTCCGCACCAAGTTCACCGGCCACACCCGCGACGGCGGCATCATCGCGCGGCCGCGGGTGGGCCTGTTCGACTCCGTGCGCGTGCTCCGCGAAGTCGGCGCCAACCCGACCATGGTCGGCATGATCATCCTGGCCGGGCTCGGCGCGTTCTTCGTGGGTGCCTCGATGCAGAGCTCCATGCCGATCTTCGCCCAGGACCTCGGCGCGGGCAGCGCCGGCACGGCCTACGGGGTGCTGCTGTTCGCCAACGGCGCCGGCGGCGTCCTCGGCGGCATCCTGCTGGAGGCGACGGGGCGCATCAAACCCAACGTGCCCGCCGCCGTGGTCAGCACCGCCGTGTACGGGTTGTCCAGCCTGTTCTTCGCCTGGACCGCCAGCTATCCGCTCGCGGTGGTCCTGCTGCTGATCGGCGGGGTCGCGAACCTCGCGTCGATGTCGATCGGGCAGACGGTGGTGCAGCTGCTGGCCAAACCCGAAGAACGCGGGCGGGTGATCGGCGTCTACAACGTCTCCGCCAACGGTTTGCGCGCCGGCAGCGGGTTCACCGTGGGCTTGCTGGGCTCGGCGGTGGGGGTGCACTGGTCGCTGGGCTTGAGCGCCGCCGCGCTGACCGTGGGGACGGCAACCGCCGGGTGGTACTCGCTGCTGGGCCGACGCGCACGGGCGGCGCGGGAACAGCTGCACCACGTGGCCGACTGACCGACGCGCGCTGCGGCTTCGAGGCCCGGGCCCCAGCCCGGGCCTCGTTGCTGCGCCCGGGTGCGGCTACGCACCGCGACGACCAGTTTTGTCAGACCCTCCGGCTATCGTGGCCGAACAACGCCCAAACCAGGCCATCACCGTCAGCGACAGTGCGTTCACCAGCACAAACCGCACTGGACCACCCGTTGCCCGGCACCGTATAGTCCACGAACCTTATAGTCCACGTGGAATAACCGCACTGGATCACTCGAAAGGATCTAGGACCGATGCCTTCCGTGAAGCTGACCGCTCTGGGGGTGGCCGTGCTGGAGCTGCTGCACGAGAAGCCGATGCACCCCTACGAGATGGCTCAGCTCATGCGCGAGCGGTACGTCGACCGGCGCGTGAAGCTGAAGGCCGGCTCGCTCTACCACACCGTGGAGCGCTTGCAGCGATGCGGTTTCATCGAGGTCGTCGACACCCAGCGGGACGGCAGGCGGCCGGAGCGGACCGTGTACGCGATGACGCCCGCGGGGCAGGACGCGCTCGAACAGCGGGGGCGGGAGCTGCTCGGCGACGTCGCCGAGGAGTACCCCGCGTTCCTCAGCGGGCTGGCCGTGATCGACGAACTCGGGCGCGACACCGCGCTGGTCGAGCTGGAGCACCGGATCACGCTGCTGCGTGCGAGCGTCGCCTCGGACCAGGTGATGCTCGAGCAGGTGCGCGGCGAGGCGGTGCCCGAGGTCTACTGGCTCGACTTCCGCTACGCCGCCGACCACCGGGCCTTCGAGCTCGAGTGGTGCGAGCGCCTCTACGCCGAACTTTCCTCCGGCCGCATTCCTTTCCAGGGCCACAAGCCCGCTTTGAGCCTAGTCACCGAGGAAACCGATGAACGCGAGACAAGCTGACCCGTGGGCCGCGCTCAGCGCGCTGTGCCTGGGGTTCTTCATGATCCTGCTGGACACGACCATCGTGTCCATCGCGGTGCCCAACATGCTGATCAAGCTGGACACCGGCCTCAACTCCGTGGTGTGGGTGATCAGCGTCTACCTGCTGACCTACGCCGTGCCGATGCTCTTCACCAGCCGCCTCGGCGACCGCTTCGGGCCGAAGCGGGTGTTCCTCGCCGGCCTGGTCGTGTTCACGGGCGCGTCGCTGTGGTGCGGCCTGTCCGGCAACGTCGAGCTGCTCATCGCGGCCCGCGCCGTGCAGGGCCTCGGCGCCGCCCTGATGACGCCGCAGACGCTGGCGTTCATCACGCACCTGTTCCCGCCGGCCAAGCGCGGTCCCGCGATGGGGGCGTGGGGCGGTGTCGCCGGCCTGGCCACGATCGCCGGTCCGCTGCTGGGCGGCGTGCTCGTCGACCACCTCGGCTGGGAATGGATCTTCTTCGTCAACGTGCCCATCGGCGCCGTCGCGATCGTGCTGACGCTGCTGCTCGTGCCCGACTGGCAGCCGAGGCACTCGCACTCCTTCGACTTCATCGGCATCTTCCTCTCGGCCGCGGGGCTGTTCTGCCTCGTGTTCGGCGTGCAGAACGGGCAGCAGTACGACTGGGGCACCGTCTTCGGCGGCATCACCGTGTTCGAGTTCATCGGCGCCGGCGTGGTGCTGCTCGTGGCTTTCGTGCTGTGGCAACGGTTCAACCGCCGGGAGCCGCTCGTGCCGCTCGCGGTGTTCGCCAACCGCAACTTCTCCGCGGGCACGGTCACCGCGACCACCGTCGGCTTCACGATGACGGGCATGTTCCTGCCGCTGATCATCTACATCCAGACGGTGCTCGGCCTGACCCCGACGCTGGCCGGCGCGCTGACCGCGCCGATGTCGTTGCTGTCAGGGGTCATCGCGCCATTCGTGGGCCGTGCGTCGGACCGGATCAACGGCAAGTACCTGGTGATGGGCGGCCTGTCGCTGCTGGCGGTCGGCATGGGCATCATCGCGCTGCAGGCGCGGCCGGACACGAGCCCGTGGGCCCTGATCCCCGCGCTGCTCGTCTGCGGCCTCGGCATCGGCTGCATCTTCTCGCCGATGAGCAACCTGACGATGGCGTCGGTCCAGCCGCAGCTCGCCGGCACCGCGTCGGGCATCTTCAACACCGCGCGCCAGGTCGGCGGTGTCCTCGGCAGCGCGGCCATCGGCGTGCTGCTGCAGGCCCGTATCAGCGCCTCGATCACCGACGAGGCGGCGAACGCCGCGGCCCAACTGCCCGAGCAGTACCGCCGGCCGTTCACCGAAGGCATCGCGAAGGCCGCGGCCTCCACGGGCGAGTTCGGCTCGTCCGGCGGCCCCTCGTCGATGCCGGGACTGCCCTCGGACATCGCCGCGCAGGCCGGCCGGCTCGCGACCGAAGCCGTTCACCACGGCCTCACCGACGCCGCCCGCGCCACCCTGATCCTGCCGATCGCCGTGCTGTTGCTCGGAGTCCTGTCCGCGTCGCTGCTGCGCCGCGTCACCCCGCGCCCCCAGGCCCCGGCGAACTCCGCGGAGACGCAAGCGCCGGCCACCGCCTGACCCACGCGCCGTCCCTCGGCCACCGGCGCGGGAACCGGGGCCGAGGGGACGGTGCGCTTACCGCGGGAGAGAAAAGTCGGTGAGCGGTCGTGAGCCGGCGGCGGTCCGCCTCGGCGAAGTGGCCGGTCCTGTGGCGGTGCCACGGCGCACGAGGCCCGCCGGCCCGGTCAGTGAAGTGGTCGTCGCGGCGGTCTCCGCCGCGCGGCCCCACACAGCGAGCACCACCTCGCCGACGTGGCCGGCCGGGGCCGGCGGCGTGCAGCCGATCGCGGGCGAGCCGACCGGCGAACGAGCGAAGCGGTGGCCGGCCGACTCCGCTGAGTAATCGACTCAGCCGCGCCGGTTCGGGCGGCGTGCGATCGGGCAACGGAGGCGAGCACCACGTCCATCACCCGCGCAGCTGCTGGGAGGTCTTGCCGGCCCCGCCGGTGTCCGGGCGCCCCACCTCGCGGTGCTTCGGTGCTCGCAGCCGGGCCCACCAGGGAGAGCGCGACCTGGTCGCAGGCGTGGATTCGGTCACCCTCACGGTCATGCGTTCACCGTCGTCCCTTCCCGGCAGCTGCCCTGCTACCGTCGAGGCCGGTCGTGCCGCGGAGTGCACGCGGGAGGCCCAGGCCGATATGTTGCGAGCAACAACAAACTACTCCGCGATCGAGTGTTGCGGGTCACAATTCGGCAACGCCCGCTACGAGCGGTAACTTTCACCCGTGCGCCTCGTTCTCGCCTCCCAGTCCCCCGCCCGCCTCGCCCTGCTCCGTGCCGCCGGTTTCGATCCGAGCGTCGTGGTGTCCGGGGTCGACGAGGACGCCATCGCGGCGTCGCTCACCGACCCGGAGCCCGAGGAACTCGTCACAGCGCTGGCGAGCGCCAAGGGCAATGCCGTCTTCACCGAGGTGGCCGGCGCGCTGAGCGACGCCGTGATCGTGGCGTGCGACTCGATGCTCAACATCGGCGGCGAGATGGTCGGCAAGCCGGGCACGCCCGAGGTCGCGCGGCGCCGGTGGGCTGCGATGGCCGGCAACTCGGGCGACCTGATCACCGGCCACGCCGTCATCCGTGTCGAAAACGGCCACCGCACCAAGGAAGCCGCCGGCACGCAGCGCACCACCGTCCACTTCGGACACCCCAGCGACGAGGAACTCGAGGCGTACCTCGCCAGCGGCGAACCGCTTCAGGTGGCCGGGGCGTTCACGCTCGACGGGCTCGGCGGCTGGTTCGTCGAAGGCATCGAGGGCGACCCGTCGAG encodes:
- a CDS encoding PadR family transcriptional regulator, which translates into the protein MPSVKLTALGVAVLELLHEKPMHPYEMAQLMRERYVDRRVKLKAGSLYHTVERLQRCGFIEVVDTQRDGRRPERTVYAMTPAGQDALEQRGRELLGDVAEEYPAFLSGLAVIDELGRDTALVELEHRITLLRASVASDQVMLEQVRGEAVPEVYWLDFRYAADHRAFELEWCERLYAELSSGRIPFQGHKPALSLVTEETDERETS
- a CDS encoding MFS transporter; protein product: MPEEPAAVAAAPRKFAALYNKDCRPYLFGAGLAMMADNIEHVITYWVLWEKFHSPALTGFEVISHWVPFLLFSVYFGGLADRHDCRRIIQAAQALFMIVSALWGVLILTDSLQVWSACVLLVLHGCAGAIWGPGEQLMLHDFVGPAELPSAVRLNATFRSLGILFGPVVGSALLLGLGPVAGIFVNVAFYLPLTIFLFRTKFTGHTRDGGIIARPRVGLFDSVRVLREVGANPTMVGMIILAGLGAFFVGASMQSSMPIFAQDLGAGSAGTAYGVLLFANGAGGVLGGILLEATGRIKPNVPAAVVSTAVYGLSSLFFAWTASYPLAVVLLLIGGVANLASMSIGQTVVQLLAKPEERGRVIGVYNVSANGLRAGSGFTVGLLGSAVGVHWSLGLSAAALTVGTATAGWYSLLGRRARAAREQLHHVAD
- a CDS encoding NAD(P)H-dependent oxidoreductase is translated as MNVLWLFAHPDPHSLGGALRDEGLATLRALGHDVCESDLYAMGWNPVVDEIATTPPDVEAEQAKLTWADAVVVQFPFWWYGTPAILKGWFDRVFVKGYAYDVRGCDGRTLRYGEGALAGKRALVVVTTGSTAPALGPRGVNGPLTDLLFGLQHGTLFYTGMSVLPPFAVYDADRMTACAYACAVSGLRERLRALGTTTPLPFRTQNGGDYGRDLVLRPDLAPGREGLGVHLG
- a CDS encoding acyl-CoA carboxylase subunit beta: MSSATQPLGTPPEKEPDIHTTAGKLADLYRRYDEAVHAGSARAIEKQHAKGKKTARERIDLLLDEGSFVELDELARHRSTNFGLEKNRPYGDGVVTGYGTVDGRPVCVFSQDVTVFGGALGEVYGEKIVKVMDLALKTGCPIIGMNEGGGARIQEGVVSLGLYAEIFRRNTHASGVIPQISLIMGANAGGHVYSPALTDFVVMVDETSQMFITGPDVVKTVTGEDVTFEELGGARTHNTKSGVAHYLGSDDEDAIAYVKELLSYLPQNNLSEPPVFEAGEPAGFFENVTDTDRELDTIIPDSPNTPYDMHEVITRVLDDGEFLEVHELFAPNILVGFGRVDGQSVGIVANQPTQFAGCLDISASEKAARFVRTCDAFNIPVLTFVDVPGFLPGTDQEWNGIIRRGAKLIYAYAEATVPLVTVITRKAYGGAYDVMGSKHLGADVNLAWPTAEVAVMGAQGAANIVHRKTLATAAAEGRDVDALRAELIQEYEDTLLNPYAAAERGYVDSVIVPAHTRGHVSKALSLLKNKRESLPPKKHGNIPL
- a CDS encoding GNAT family N-acetyltransferase, encoding MLLADAPVRPLGPADLTACLDLGADRDWPREHRKWSILLDVGRGFGIDAPDGDGLAATSILVETGPVASISMVVVASRYGRQGLGGRVTSHAVGAAGDTTVFLHASSLGQRLYESLGFVVDGGCEGHLGTLADDGGPAARPITPADVARVYELDALAQGFPRRALLDRLLFEAEHVHVTDDGFALGTVLDGVTVIGPVVAPSEDEAKALVRGIARATGGPIRVDVDFAHAGLSDWCRASGLLPVGPAPRLVHGGKALPGLAERRFAPYNRALG
- a CDS encoding DHA2 family efflux MFS transporter permease subunit, yielding MNARQADPWAALSALCLGFFMILLDTTIVSIAVPNMLIKLDTGLNSVVWVISVYLLTYAVPMLFTSRLGDRFGPKRVFLAGLVVFTGASLWCGLSGNVELLIAARAVQGLGAALMTPQTLAFITHLFPPAKRGPAMGAWGGVAGLATIAGPLLGGVLVDHLGWEWIFFVNVPIGAVAIVLTLLLVPDWQPRHSHSFDFIGIFLSAAGLFCLVFGVQNGQQYDWGTVFGGITVFEFIGAGVVLLVAFVLWQRFNRREPLVPLAVFANRNFSAGTVTATTVGFTMTGMFLPLIIYIQTVLGLTPTLAGALTAPMSLLSGVIAPFVGRASDRINGKYLVMGGLSLLAVGMGIIALQARPDTSPWALIPALLVCGLGIGCIFSPMSNLTMASVQPQLAGTASGIFNTARQVGGVLGSAAIGVLLQARISASITDEAANAAAQLPEQYRRPFTEGIAKAAASTGEFGSSGGPSSMPGLPSDIAAQAGRLATEAVHHGLTDAARATLILPIAVLLLGVLSASLLRRVTPRPQAPANSAETQAPATA
- a CDS encoding acyl-CoA carboxylase epsilon subunit, which translates into the protein MSDRPLLRVVRGNPDDVELAALTAVVAAAAAASAATAPAPARRASWWSDRATALRAPLHPGDGAWRASALPR
- a CDS encoding nucleoside triphosphate pyrophosphatase produces the protein MRLVLASQSPARLALLRAAGFDPSVVVSGVDEDAIAASLTDPEPEELVTALASAKGNAVFTEVAGALSDAVIVACDSMLNIGGEMVGKPGTPEVARRRWAAMAGNSGDLITGHAVIRVENGHRTKEAAGTQRTTVHFGHPSDEELEAYLASGEPLQVAGAFTLDGLGGWFVEGIEGDPSSVIGLSLPLVRRLLAEVGVSVVDFWTPPTS
- a CDS encoding TetR/AcrR family transcriptional regulator, producing the protein MGEVTAPDTRRHHGNRYGRSEDARRAVLEAADDLLVEHGFAGLTVERIAATAGVSKQTIYRWWPSKVDILLDALGDDLAEELVPPDHGDLRRDLRDHLAAVATFLTTADAGAVFRALLGQAQHDPALAARLRAEHVRGQHARDRLPFERAVARGDLPAGTDLDRAVEQLIGPIHYRVLVTGAPVTRRFTDDLVDRFLGQVYLAIR